Genomic segment of Thermodesulfobacteriota bacterium:
ACCGCCCCTGAAAACTTCTCCTAACAGGGCAGAATACCATTCGAGATACTTGGAATTAAGCAATGCCTGAATGTAATAGATGGAATAAGGGGAATCCCGTGGTAAAGCAACGACACAATATCCGGCTGTTCCTCCTGATGAAATCAATGTACAGTGGAAGTCAATGGCATATTTATCACCAACAGAAAGTACCCCAACAATGATTTTTTCCGGTAATCCACATTTATCCAAACTTTGATGTCTGCCATACCTGTGCCATTCATTTTTGGTTTGAGGCTCAGGTTTTATATCCCTTTTCGGGTTATTAAGAATACTCTTGTGGTGTTGCAGGTATTTGTAGGTAGCAGGGAAATTATTTTTAATGTTCTTTAGTGAAATCAGGTCAATACCTGACTTGGTTTGCTCGTACGGATAAATCACCATTGCATTTGGTTTAAAAGGACGATATGTGTTTAAGTTGTCCTCTCCTGATGAAGTTTGGAAATACTGTTTGGTTATGGCTTTTTCAATTTTCCATTCCACACCTTTTTTCTCGAAGTAGTAATAGGTTTTATCTTCTTTTGTAGGTTGGAAAATGTAAATCGAATTGGCACTTGTCTGAATACCATTAAATATTCCTTCACGGCCTACAATATCTTCCAATAAAACACTTTGGGTATTGATTTTATCAAATGCAGGTTTGAGTTCCGGTGGCACAAGTACCCATACTTCTTTATTCAGACTATCGGTTTTTATCGTCTGGTATTCTATATCATCTTTTCCGCTAACTTTCCATTTCAATAGGTTCCTTATTTCAGTATATTGGAATGTTGAAAGTTTTTCCTTTCTGAGAATTAACAAACAAGTGTACGTCGTTTTGCTGTTGAATACCTGATTGGCTCCAAAGGAAATAATGGTGTGTACATAGCCTTTCTCCTGTAAAAACTCTCTCAACTTTAGACCTGCACCGACTTTGGCAAATTTGCTTGGGACAATGTAACCAAACCATCCTTTGTCTTTTAGCAATTCAATTGCCCTTTCGATAAAGATAAAATACTTATCAAATTGCTTATGAGCAGAAATATATTTCTTCTTGTATATCGGAAGTTCAAGTGGTGTTATCTGCTTCATGTCTTCCGATTTCATGTATGGAGGGTTGCCAACTATTATGTCATATTTTTCATTGCCAAAATCAAATGGATTTATCTCGGATGTGGCTTTTTTATCTTTAACATCTTGAGGGGCAATCAGTGTGTTTCCAAAATGGATATTGCTGCTCAAATCAGGTAGAAGGGGATATTTTGTATTAACCGAGTTCTTGTCCTCTTCTTCAAGGAGTTTTAGCAACAGTCCGAATTTCGCAGCTTCTACGGCATTATAATCTTTGTCTGTTCCAAAAATACAATTCAGCAAAAGCTCACTTTTTAGTCTAAATGGTAGTTTGTAGGTATTTATATTGGTCTGAATAAGTTTGGAGTTGTCATGCACCAGATAGTAATCGACCAAAGTGTCGCTTAATAGTTGGAACAATTCCAGAAGGAAAGCACCAGAACCACAAGCAATATCTGCCATTTTATAAGCAAGAATCTCTGTATCCGTCTTGCCTTCACAAAATGGCATGACCGTTTGATTCAGAATAGATTTGATTATATAGTTGGGTGTGGTGATTATGTCCCGATCAACATTCTCAGGTTTACGGACGAGTTCAATCTTTCTATTTTGTATTGTAAGTTTCTCCGAAAGGAAAATTTCGTAGATACTGCCCAATACGTCAGATGAAAATACCGCAAAAGAGTAAGGGCTTTCAGGATAATAGAGTTGCCTGATGATTGACCAGAATACAGAACTGATATTTCCAATGATTTTCTCGGAAAGAAACTGGTCAAATAAGCCAGAATTGTATTTTTTGTCTGCCTGATCAAATTTCTTTAACAGGGCTTTGAAGTCTTGTTTATCCGCAAATTGAAGCAAGGACTGATAAGTTTCTAAATCTCTGTCCTCACAAACACGCAGAAAAATAATCCGGTTAATGTAACTCTGAACATAATCGTTGAGCAACTGCTCTGAAATCTTGGGTTCGTGCTTGTATATTTCTGTACCAAGCTGTTTTCTCCATTCATTGATTTGATTCAGGAAAAGGTGGTCAATGCTGAAAAGGCTGAGTTTCTCTTCAATGTTTTTCCATCCTTCATCAAATTGTCCGGCATAAACGGATTCTCTGCCAAGCAAGGTTTTCAGTTCTTCAAACTTGTCCGAATATTCAGTGTAATGATATTTTTTAATTAAAGCTTTGTTGTGGCTATCGTCTTTCTCAACTTTAATGGAGCAGTCATAAATCAGTAAGTATTCAAAATTGGAAAGCACTGATACTTTCAGTTTGGCGGTAAATCCGTATCGCCTTACTTGCTTGGCATTATCAACATTGGTTTCAATGGGAACGCTCGGTTTCTTTGCTTCAAGGAAAAATTTTCGTTCGGAGAAAAGCCTGAAAGTATAATCTGGTTTTTTGGAGTTTTCAGAAGCATTTGCTTTCAATGTTTCTTCAAGCAAAACTTCCCGTTCATTGGTCGGTTTGCCTGCTTTGTTCTTGATATCCCAACCCAAAAGCTCAAACAGTGGGTCCAAGAAATCTGATCTCAATTGCGTCTCGTTATAGTTCGCTTTGAGATAATTATCTCTGTTGGAATGATATTTATTTAAAAGGTCGTGAATGGTCATTTTCATAAACTAATTTTCTTTGTTT
This window contains:
- a CDS encoding N-6 DNA methylase, translating into MTIHDLLNKYHSNRDNYLKANYNETQLRSDFLDPLFELLGWDIKNKAGKPTNEREVLLEETLKANASENSKKPDYTFRLFSERKFFLEAKKPSVPIETNVDNAKQVRRYGFTAKLKVSVLSNFEYLLIYDCSIKVEKDDSHNKALIKKYHYTEYSDKFEELKTLLGRESVYAGQFDEGWKNIEEKLSLFSIDHLFLNQINEWRKQLGTEIYKHEPKISEQLLNDYVQSYINRIIFLRVCEDRDLETYQSLLQFADKQDFKALLKKFDQADKKYNSGLFDQFLSEKIIGNISSVFWSIIRQLYYPESPYSFAVFSSDVLGSIYEIFLSEKLTIQNRKIELVRKPENVDRDIITTPNYIIKSILNQTVMPFCEGKTDTEILAYKMADIACGSGAFLLELFQLLSDTLVDYYLVHDNSKLIQTNINTYKLPFRLKSELLLNCIFGTDKDYNAVEAAKFGLLLKLLEEEDKNSVNTKYPLLPDLSSNIHFGNTLIAPQDVKDKKATSEINPFDFGNEKYDIIVGNPPYMKSEDMKQITPLELPIYKKKYISAHKQFDKYFIFIERAIELLKDKGWFGYIVPSKFAKVGAGLKLREFLQEKGYVHTIISFGANQVFNSKTTYTCLLILRKEKLSTFQYTEIRNLLKWKVSGKDDIEYQTIKTDSLNKEVWVLVPPELKPAFDKINTQSVLLEDIVGREGIFNGIQTSANSIYIFQPTKEDKTYYYFEKKGVEWKIEKAITKQYFQTSSGEDNLNTYRPFKPNAMVIYPYEQTKSGIDLISLKNIKNNFPATYKYLQHHKSILNNPKRDIKPEPQTKNEWHRYGRHQSLDKCGLPEKIIVGVLSVGDKYAIDFHCTLISSGGTAGYCVVALPRDSPYSIYYIQALLNSKYLEWYSALLGEVFRGGYIARGTKVLKRLPIRRIDFGNKTDKAFHDKIVKIQKDLILKQEEIDQNQKDKRMLTKLQRQFNALKVKLNELLKNLYDLEKDDSLIPLIKEIYEAN